The Hujiaoplasma nucleasis DNA window AAACTCTTTGTATTTACCTTTGATCAAAGTATTAGAAAGTATCTTTACAATGAACCCTTTTATTACTTAACATCAGTTGATGATAAAAAAGAAATATTGGAAACTTATCAAGTTGATAGGCTATATGTGTTTAAGGTTTCAAAAGAGTTTATTAGTTTATCTCCAGAAAATTTTATTAATCAATATTTAATTCAAATGTCATATTTGGTGGTTGGTTTTGATTTTACTTATGGATTTAGGTCTGTAGGTAACGTCAGTCATTTAAAAGCATATAAAGAATTTGAAACCATTGTGATGCCTGAAATTACTTATCAAGATGAAAAAATAGGTTCTAGTAAAATTAGACAGTCTTTAGATGAAGGTGAAATGGATTTAGCCAACTACTTGTTAGGAAGAAATTATCAAATCACAGGTGAAGTCATTCATGGAAGGGGTGTAGGAAAACTCTTAGGATTTCCTACAGCCAATATTGATTTTACCAACTATTATTTACCTAAACGAGGTGTGTATTTGACTAAAGTAATTATAAAAGATAAACAATACTATGGGGTCACTAATGTCGGAAAAAAACCTACCTTTAAAGATCAATCAATTAGTTTGGAAACCTATATTTTTGATTTAAGTAAAGACTTATATGGTCAAATCATCACGATAGAGTTTATAGAATTTATGAGAGATGAAATTAAATATTCTCATAAAGAAGATTTAATAAAACAAATTTATAAAGATGTTGAACGGTCACATGAAATCATAAAAAGGAGAAATTCATGAAAAAATTAGGGAAACCCTTTTGGATATTTTTAGGTATTGCATCTTTGTTTTTTCTTGTATTAATTATTTTATCAGCAGTGATGGATTTAGGGGAAAAAGTTGGGAGAATTCATCTTTATCTAGAATATAGCCTTTATCTTGTCTCAGGTCTGCTTTTTTTGATATTATTTATAAGACCTTTATTTGCAGTCTTACTTTCTCCAAGTTTCTCAATTGATCATTTATTTACTGATGAAGAAAATGCAAAAAAGAATTTTCGTATGTACAAGAAAGTTGCTAAGAACTTATTGGATGAGGATTATTTATCTGAAAAGGAAAAAGAACAAATTCAAGAACACATAAATGAACCTTTGATGCTAAAAAATACTTTGTCTAATGTATTTGATACATCTATTAAAAAAGAATTAAATCGGATGATTGTTGAACACGCTGAAACTGTATATTTATCTACTGCAATATCTCAAAATGGACGTTTAGACTCTATAGCTGTGATAACCATAAATTTAAGACTAATCAAAAACTTAGTGAAAAAGTGTGGGTTCAGACCAAGTTATATGTCTTTAGGAAAGTTATCTGTTAATGTGTTGGGAACAGCAATAATAGCTGAAAATTTAGAAGATATGGATTTTTCTACTATTTTCCCAACGTCAACTATGAATGCTTTATCAGAGATTCCTTTATTAAAAACTGTCACTGGGTCTTTTGCACAAGGCTTAGGTAATGCATTGTTATCCCTAAGGGTAGGAATCATTTGCCGTAATTTCTTATTTATGGATTTAAAAGGTTTAAGTAAAAAAGATATAAGAAAATTGGCTTTTGCTGAAGCGGTTGTTTTACTTCCTAGGGTGATTGGTGAATCTATGAAAAAGTTCCCAAGTCGTTTAAAAGGCGTTTTTAGTAAATTATTTGGTTGAAATATTTGCATAAATACTAGTTATTTGTTATAATTTGAAAAGTGAGAAAATAAGACGACACGGGGGTATAAACATGTCAATAAAAATTGAAAAATTAGAAGGATCTAAAGTGAAATTTGATGTTAATGTTTCATCAGAGAAATTTGAAGAAGGATTAGATCATGCATTTAAGGTCGAAAACGAAAAAGTAGAAATTAAAGGTTTTAGAAAAGGTAAAGCACCTAGAAAAGTTTTTGAAAACAAATTCGGTATCGAAGCTTTATATAACGAAGCTATCCAATATGTTTTACAAGAAACATATTACAATGCTGTTGTTGAACACAAAATTGATGTCGTGGCTCAACCTAGAATTGATTTAG harbors:
- a CDS encoding bifunctional riboflavin kinase/FAD synthetase — its product is MVLEIKYIDHHDQIEDLGHIAVLGFFDGLHIAHQALINKGLELKKKTGKKLFVFTFDQSIRKYLYNEPFYYLTSVDDKKEILETYQVDRLYVFKVSKEFISLSPENFINQYLIQMSYLVVGFDFTYGFRSVGNVSHLKAYKEFETIVMPEITYQDEKIGSSKIRQSLDEGEMDLANYLLGRNYQITGEVIHGRGVGKLLGFPTANIDFTNYYLPKRGVYLTKVIIKDKQYYGVTNVGKKPTFKDQSISLETYIFDLSKDLYGQIITIEFIEFMRDEIKYSHKEDLIKQIYKDVERSHEIIKRRNS
- a CDS encoding DUF697 domain-containing protein, with protein sequence MKKLGKPFWIFLGIASLFFLVLIILSAVMDLGEKVGRIHLYLEYSLYLVSGLLFLILFIRPLFAVLLSPSFSIDHLFTDEENAKKNFRMYKKVAKNLLDEDYLSEKEKEQIQEHINEPLMLKNTLSNVFDTSIKKELNRMIVEHAETVYLSTAISQNGRLDSIAVITINLRLIKNLVKKCGFRPSYMSLGKLSVNVLGTAIIAENLEDMDFSTIFPTSTMNALSEIPLLKTVTGSFAQGLGNALLSLRVGIICRNFLFMDLKGLSKKDIRKLAFAEAVVLLPRVIGESMKKFPSRLKGVFSKLFG